The following are from one region of the Canis lupus baileyi chromosome 25, mCanLup2.hap1, whole genome shotgun sequence genome:
- the ARF3 gene encoding ADP-ribosylation factor 3 isoform X1, whose translation MGNIFGNLLKSLIGKKEMRILMVGLDAAGKTTILYKLKLGEIVTTIPTIGFNVETVEYKNISFTVWDVGGQDKIRPLWRHYFQNTQGLIFVVDSNDRERVNEAREELMRMLAEDELRDAVLLVFANKQDLPNAMNAAEITDKLGLHSLRHRNWYIQATCATSGDGLYEGLDWLANQLKNKK comes from the exons ATGGGTAATATCTTTGGAAACCTTCTGAAAAGCCTGATTGGGAAGAAGGAGATGCGCATCCTGATGGTGGGCCTGGATGCTGCAGGAAAGACCACCATCCTGTATAAGCTGAAACTGGGGGAGATCGTTACCACCATCCCTACCATTG GGTTCAACGTGGAGACAGTGGAATACAAGAATATCAGCTTCACAGTTTGGGATGTGGGTGGCCAGGACAAGATTCGACCTCTCTGGAGACACTACTTCCAGAACACCCAAG GGTTGATATTTGTGGTCGACAGCAATGATCGGGAGCGAGTAAATGAGGCCCGGGAGGAGCTGATGAGGATGCTGGCAGAGGATGAGCTCCGGGATGCAGTGCTCCTTGTCTTTGCAAACAAACAG GATTTGCCTAATGCTATGAACGCTGCTGAGATCACAGACAAGTTGGGCCTGCATTCCCTGCGTCACCGCAACTGGTACATTCAGGCCACCTGTGCCACCAGCGGGGACGGGCTGTACGAAGGCCTGGACTGGCTGGCCAATCAGCTCAAAAACAAGAAGTGA
- the FKBP11 gene encoding peptidyl-prolyl cis-trans isomerase FKBP11 yields MSPRPSAPRRRRLLLLLLLLLGGAVGRAEAEFETESPVRTLQVETLVQPPEPCAEPAAFGDTLHIHYTGSLVDGRIIDTSLTRDPLVIELGQKQVIPGLEQSLLDMCVGEKRRAIIPSHLAYGKRGFPPSIPADAVLQFDVELIALIRANYWQKLVKGILPLVGMAMVPALLGLIGYHLYKKASRPKVSKKKLKEEKRNKSKKK; encoded by the exons ATGAGCCCGCGCCCCTCGGCCCCCCGGCGccggcggctgctgctgctgctgctgctgctgctcggcGGCGCGGTCGGCCGGGCCGAGGCGGAGTTTGAAACCGAAAGTCCCGTCCGGACCCTGCAAGTGGAGACCCTG GTGCAGCCCCCCGAGCCCTGCGCGGAGCCCGCTGCTTTCGGAGACACGCTGCACATACACTACACG ggcagcctggtggaCGGACGCATTATTGACACTTCCCTGACCAGGGACCCTCTGGTTATAGAACTTGGCCAGAAGCAGGTGATCCCAG GTCTGGAGCAGAGCCTTCTAGACATGTGTGTGGG AGAGAAGCGAAGGGCAATCATTCCTTCTCACTTGGCCTATGGAAAACGGGGATTTCCACCATCTATCCCAG cgGATGCAGTGCTGCAGTTTGATGTGGAGCTGATTGCACTGATCCGAGCCAACTACTGGCAAAAGCTGGTGAAGGGCATTTTGCCTCTGGTAGGCATGGCCATGGTGCCAGCCCTGCTGGGCCTCATTGGGTATCACCTATACAAAAAGGCCAGCAGACCTAAAGTCTCCAAAAAGAAGCTCAAGGAAGAGAAAcgaaacaagagcaaaaaaaaataa
- the CCDC65 gene encoding dynein regulatory complex subunit 2 translates to MPKKGKKAKMPLSDEEQLLLFQQKMLAEEEMAKKKERLLSQFLKDKLAKEEHNSVLNLNKINTQWRTVLREVKTRELHKDIEILSQTFERVVDCKDSVIKSLARDLSEAEEQYAHALRSHLHSIDQLLALQRCRLNLLEESYNTELEALTKEFETERKTIIDQHEKEIHYLQDVFMAMEQNYIDSEYESKLEFQSMWDDLKNKNLEKKHFLRLQLENIVDLWRRFQEALKNYTDATEDQKIAFETLKVKDEKSSKEIEAQMKKIQRLQDAIIILKNKILVHSRESEDQNQYIRKDKELILAQLRKLKAQRTQARELSQENLVKLTVESNAALKALRKIVDKGEKILKLAEICRKFETEEEKVLPFYSSVLTPEEQEKIEEIYPEELTEELAKVIVNYTGMENFWKRYNKVKLEQLSLQYRHAQLLEINGKLREMLKQYLDGISVSDEVLSQLNPLFIINHRSNLPQPLSTPTTQPGDKPPPTTYNIIEAAHVISHIL, encoded by the exons ATGcctaagaaagggaaaaaggccAAGATGCCCCTGTCCGACGAGGAGCAGCTCCTTCTGTTTCAGCAGAAGATGCTGGCAGAGGAGGAGATGGCCAAGAAGAAAGAGAGGCTCCTGAGCCAGTTCTTGAAG GACAAGCTGGCCAAGGAGGAGCACAACAGTGTTCTGAACCTTAACAAGATTAACACACAGTGGAGAACGGTCCTTAGAGAAGTCAAGACCAGAGAGCTTCACAAGGACATCGAGATCCTCAGCCAAACATTTGAACGAGTGGTGGACTGCAAAGACAGTGTCATCAAG TCTTTAGCCAGGGACCTGTCAGAAGCAGAGGAGCAGTACGCCCATGCCCTGCGCAGCCACCTGCACAGCATTGACCAGCTCTTAGCCCTGCAGAGATGCCGCCTCAACCTCCTAGAGGAAAGTTACAACACAGAGCTGGAAGCCTTAACCAAAGAGTTTGAGACAGAAAG GAAGACAATCATTGACCAACATGAAAAAGAGATTCACTACCTACAAGATGTCTTCATGGCCATGGAGCAGAACTATATAGATTCTGAGTATGAAAGTAAGCTGGAGTTCCAGAGCATGTGGGATGATCTCAAAAACAAG AATTTAGAAAAGAAGCATTTTCTCAGACTGCAACTGGAGAATATAGTAGATCTGTGGAGAAGGTTCCAGGAAGCACTCAAGAATTACACTGATGCCACAGAAGACCAAAAGATTGCCTTTGAGACTCTGAAGGTAAAAGATGAGAAGAGCTCCAAAGAGATTGAagcacagatgaaaaaaattcagagactACAG GACgccataattattttaaaaaataagattctggTGCACAGCCGTGAGAGTGAAGACCAAAACCAGTACATTCGTAAGGACAAGGAATTGATCCTTGCTCAACTGCGAAAACTTAAGGCCCAAAGGACCCAGGCCCGGGAACTATCGCAGGAAAACTTAGTCAAACTCACCGTGGAAAGTAATGCCGCCCTCAAGGCCCTGAGAAAGATCGTTGATAAG GGTGAAAAGATCCTGAAACTTGCTGAAATATGTAGGAAATTtgaaacagaggaagaaaaagtgcTGCCTTTCTATTCATCAGTATTGACTCCTGAGGAGCAGGAGAAGATAGAAGAAATCTACCCAGAGGAGCTTACTGAGGAGCTCGCAAAG GTGATAGTGAACTACACAGGGATGGAGAATTTCTGGAAAAGGTACAACAAAGTGAAACTGGAGCAGCTGAGCCTCCAATATAGACATGCCCAGTTGTTAGAAATCAATGGGAAGTTGCGGGAGATGCTGAAGCAGTACTTGGATGGCATCTCAGTGAGTGACGAAGTGCTGAGCCAGCTCAACCCACTCTTTATCATCAACCATCGAAGTAACTTACCCCAGCCTTTGTCGACACCTACCACCCAGCCAGGTGATAAACCACCTCCAACCACTTACAACATCATTGAAGCAGCCCATGTGATCTCCCACATCCTGTGA